The following are from one region of the Mustela lutreola isolate mMusLut2 chromosome 7, mMusLut2.pri, whole genome shotgun sequence genome:
- the LOC131836377 gene encoding dehydrogenase/reductase SDR family member 4: protein MRKAGLLLALSGGAWRSVRMASSGMARRDPLANKVALVTASTDGIGFAIARRLAQDGAHVVVSSRKQQNVDRAVATLQGEGLSVTGTVCHVGKAEDRERLVATAVSLHGGIDILVSNAAVNPFFGNLMDVTEEVWDKILDINVKATALMTKAVVPEMEKRGGGSVVIVASIGAYFPFPGLGPYNVSKTALLGLTKNLARELDQRNIRVNCLAPGLIKTTFSQVLWKDKEREESIKEIMQIRRIGKPDECAGIVSFLCSEDASYITGETVVVGGGAPSHL from the exons ATGCGGAAGGCGGGACTGTTGCTCGCACTCAGCGGCGGGGCGTGGAGGTCTGTGCGGATGGCCAGCTCCGGGATGGCGCGCCGGGACCCGCTCGCCAATAAGGTAGCTCTAGTCACGGCGTCCACCGACGG gatCGGCTTCGCCATCGCGCGGCGCCTGGCCCAGGATGGGGCCCATGTGGTCGTCAGCAGCCGGAAACAGCAGAACGTGGACCGGGCAGTAGCCACGCTGCAGGGGGAAGGGTTGAGCGTGACGGGCACCGTGTGCCACGTGGGGAAGGCCGAGGACAGGGAGCGGCTGGTGGCCACG GCTGTGAGTCTTCACGGGGGCATTGACATCCTGGTCTCCAATGCCGCCGTTAACCCTTTCTTTGGAAACCTAATGGATGTCACCGAGGAGGTGTGGGACAAG ATTCTGGACATTAACGTGAAGGCCACAGCCCTCATGACAAAGGCCGTGGTGCCAGAGATGGAGAAGCGAGG aggCGGCTCAGTGGTGATTGTGGCCTCCATAGGAGCCTACTTTCCGTTTCCT GGCCTGGGACCCTACAATGTTAGTAAAACTGCCTTGCTGGGCCTCACCAAGAACCTGGCCAGAGAGCTGGACCAAAGGAACATTAGGGTGAACTGCCTGGCACCGGGACTCATTAAGACTACCTTCAGCCAAGTG TTGTGGAAGGACAAGGAAAGGGAGGAGAGCATAAAAGAAATCATGCAGATAAGAAG GATAGGCAAGCCGGATGAATGTGCAGGCATCGTGTCTTTCCTGTGCTCTGAAGACGCCAGCTACATCACTGGGGAGACAGTGGTAGTGGGTGGAGGGGCCCCATCCCACCTCTGA